GTGCTTGAGCTTGAACTGGAAATCGTGCTCGTCCGTGTTGGGGCCGAAGCGGATCTCCTTGATCACGACCTTGGCGGCGTTCGCCTTCATCTCCTTGGCCTTCTTCTTGCGCTGATACAGGAACTTCTGGTAGTCCAGGATCCGGCACACGGGAGGATCGGCTTTGCCGCTGATCTCGACCAGGTCCAGCTCCAGCTCATCCGCCATCTGGCGTGCCTTAGCAATCGGATACACCCCCTGCTCAGGGATGTTCTCTCCGACCAGACGCACCTGCGAGGCAGTGATCTGTTCGTTGATGTTCAGCTCATTCTCGTCACGCTTCTGCATCTGACGAGGATCGGGTTTCCGACCACCCGGTTTGAAGCCCGAGGGCTTCGGTCTGTAAGGTCCGGCGATAGTTAAATCCTCCTAATTTTTAAGTTCTTCAGCTTCCGCTGCTTTAATATACTCCACGAACTGCTCAGCCGACATGGAGCCCTGGTCGACACCCTCCCTGCGGACAGAGACGGTACCTTCCGTGGCTTCCTTCTCGCCGACAATGGCAATCACAGGCACCCTGAGGAGGGAAATCTCCCGGATTCTCTTGCCAAGCGTCTCGTTGCGAGCGTCTATGGAAGCGCGAATTTCGGAATTTTTCAGCAATTCGCAAACTTTTTCAGCATATTCTTCATATTTTTCGCTGATTGGCAGCACCTTAACCTGATCCGGCGAGAGCCAGACGGGCAGGTGACCGGCCGTGTGCTCGAGCACGACGGCGGTGAAACGCTCCATCGAACCGAAGGGTGCGCGGTGGATCATCACCGGGCGTTTCTTGCTGCCGTCGGCGTCCGTGAACTCCAGCTCGAAGCGCTCCGGGAGGTTGTAGTCCACCTGGATGGTGCCGAGCTGCCAGCGGCGGCCGATGGCGTCCTTGACCATGAAGTCGAGCTTCGGGCCGTAGAAAGCGGCCTCGCCCTTCTCAACCACGGTCTTGAGACCTTTCTTGGCAGCGGCGTCGATAATGGCCTTCTCGGCCTTCTCCCAGTTCTCGTCGGTGCCGATATATTTCTCCTTGTTGTCCGGATCGCGCAGGGAGACCTGCGCCATGTAATCCGTCATGTTGAGCGTCTTGAACACATAGAGGATCAGGTCGATGACCTTCTCGAACTCCTCCTGGAGCTGGTCCGGGCGGCAGAAGAGGTGGGCGTCGTCCTGGGTGAAGCCGCGGACGCGGGTCAGGCCGTGCAGCTCGCCGCTCTGCTCGTAGCGATAGACCGTGCCGAATTCGGCGAAGCGCAGCGGCAGGTCGCGGTAGGAGCGCGGGCTGCTGCGGAAGATCTCGCAGTGGTGCGGGCA
This Bacteroidales bacterium WCE2004 DNA region includes the following protein-coding sequences:
- a CDS encoding bacterial translation initiation factor 3 (bIF-3); this translates as MQKRDENELNINEQITASQVRLVGENIPEQGVYPIAKARQMADELELDLVEISGKADPPVCRILDYQKFLYQRKKKAKEMKANAAKVVIKEIRFGPNTDEHDFQFKLKHAQEFLQEGSKVKATIFFRGRSIMFKDQGEKQLLRFAVELEEFGRAENMPVLEGKRMTMMIAPTKKK
- a CDS encoding threonyl-tRNA synthetase, whose translation is MLTIAFTDGSIRPWEDEEAKHIFWHSSAHLMAEALEALYPGVKFGVGPAVEVGFYYDVDLGDRQISESDLKAIEDKMIELARTKETFERKEVSKADAMDYFKKKGDQYKCELIQDLEDGKITFYTNGAFTDLCRGPHVKHVDDIKAVKLTAIAGAYWKGDQNREQLTRIYGVTFPKKSMLDEYLQMMEEAKKRDHRKLGKEMELFTFSNRVGLGLPLWLPRGAVMRNILENFLRKKQAELGYLPVVTPHIGSKDLYVTSGHYAKYGKDSFQPIHTPQEGEEYMLKPMNCPHHCEIFRSSPRSYRDLPLRFAEFGTVYRYEQSGELHGLTRVRGFTQDDAHLFCRPDQLQEEFEKVIDLILYVFKTLNMTDYMAQVSLRDPDNKEKYIGTDENWEKAEKAIIDAAAKKGLKTVVEKGEAAFYGPKLDFMVKDAIGRRWQLGTIQVDYNLPERFELEFTDADGSKKRPVMIHRAPFGSMERFTAVVLEHTAGHLPVWLSPDQVKVLPISEKYEEYAEKVCELLKNSEIRASIDARNETLGKRIREISLLRVPVIAIVGEKEATEGTVSVRREGVDQGSMSAEQFVEYIKAAEAEELKN